In Vanacampus margaritifer isolate UIUO_Vmar chromosome 18, RoL_Vmar_1.0, whole genome shotgun sequence, a genomic segment contains:
- the LOC144038822 gene encoding myosin heavy chain, skeletal muscle isoform X3 has translation MAVLSADVLRWHARIEELEEELEAERAIRAKVEKQRADLGRELEDLTDRLEEAGGATASQMEMNKKREAELQRLRRDLEESSVQSETLAATLRKRHGDVIAELSEQCEALQRTRAKLEKEKQNLRMEVDDLSTSLEGLQKAKMSSDSQVKKLEEQHYEANRKGEDLQRAVTELTVSKNRLTADNTDTSRRLAEAENRYGQLSRTKSLLQSQVEELKKHLDEEVKCKQAVSGSLSSVRQECEGLKEQLEEEQESKQELQRLVSKLNSEVTHLRTKHEADSIQYADELEETKKKLVLRLQEAEEAVEATQAKCSSLEKTKQRLQGEVEELCMDLEKASGCGQALDKKQRVLEKQLGDSKQKCEELVAEVEGCQKESRQHAGELFKLKTVHEESLEQLEALRRENKAYQEEIADLTDQLSDGGKSVHELQKAKKKIEMEKEELQASLEESEAALEAEETRLLRLQLELSQAKSDLERRLQEKEEEIDAARKSHQRALETLQATLDGEIKGRMEATKLKKKLEADVTEMELQVDVLTKSNTELSKSSKKTQQQIKELQAQLEEEVRGREEHKEEMAALERRCALLVSDSEETRSTLESTERVRKTLEVELHDANEKYSDLNNQFQSVLSGRRKLEVDLQALQHEHEELQGELRGSVEKSKKASCELARVGEELRLEQEHTLHLERVKKGFEAQVKDLSTKLEEAEQMALKGGKKIIQKLEGKVKELELELESEQKRHAETVKTLRKNERRLKELVFQSEEDQKNQLQMQELVERLQNKMKAYKRQVEEAEEQANMNLAKYRKTVHELDDAEERADIAESALTKIRTKKRGSFSKGYSSGYSTPYPSLVRSASSVGSEGRGEKILNDDGESVSSLIPTYLNSLKKLMIE, from the exons ATGGCCGTTCTCTCTGCAGACGTTCTTCGCTGGCAT GCCCGCATtgaggagctggaggaggagctggAAGCTGAACGGGCCATAAGAGCAAAG GTGGAGAAGCAGAGAGCAGATTTAGGCAGGGAACTAGAAGATCTCACAGATCGATTGGAAGAAGCAGGCGGGGCCACCGCCTCACAG ATGGAAATGAACAAGAAGCGAGAGGCGGAACTCCAGCGTCTGAGACGAGACCTGGAAGAGTCATCTGTCCAGTCAGAGACGCTGGCTGCAACCCTGAGAAAACGCCATGGCGATGTCATTGCAGAGCTAAGTGAGCAGTGTGAGGCTCTACAGAGGACCAGAGCCAAgttggaaaaggagaagcagAACTTAAGAATGGAAGTCGACGACTTGTCGACTTCACTAGAAGGTCTACAGAAAGCCAAG ATGTCCTCAGATAGCCAGGTAAAGAAATTGGAAGAACAGCACTATGAGGCCAACAGGAAAGGAGAAGACCTACAGAGGGCAGTCACGGAGCTCACTGTATCCAAGAACAGACTCACAG CTGATAATACAGACACAAGTCGACGATTGGCAGAGGCCGAGAACAGATATGGCCAATTGAGTCGTACCAAGTCTCTCCTCCAATCTCAAGTGGAGGAACTGAAGAAACATCTGGACGAAGAGGTCAAA TGTAAGCAGGCAGTCAGCGGAAGTTTGAGCTCAGTGCGGCAGGAGTGCGAGGGGCTCAAGGAGCAGCtagaggaggagcaggagagCAAACAAGAGCTGCAGAGGCTCGTCTCCAAACTCAACAGCGAGGTGACACACTTGAGGACCAAACATGAGGCAGACTCCATCCAGTACGCCGATGAGCTGGAGGAAACCAA AAAAAAGCTGGTATTGCGGCTGCAAGAGGCAGAAGAGGCCGTAGAAGCCACACAGGCGAAATGCTCCTCTCTGGAGAAAACCAAACAGAGGCTCCAGGGAGAGGTGGAGGAGCTGTGCATGGACTTGGAGAAG GCTAGCGGATGTGGACAAGCTCTTGACAAAAAGCAGCGGGTTCTAGAGAAGCAACTGGGGGACTCGAAGCAAAAGTGTGAGGAGCTGGTAGCGGAGGTGGAGGGCTGTCAAAAGGAGAGCAGACAACATGCAGGGGAACTCTTCAAACTGAAGACAGTGCATGAAGAGTCTCTGGAGCAGCTGGAAGCTCTACGAAGAGAGAACAAGGCCTACCAAG AGGAGATTGCTGACCTCACGGACCAGCTCTCAGATGGAGGGAAGAGTGTCCATGAACTCCAGAAAGCAAAGAAGAAGATTGAGATGGAGAAAGAAGAATTACAGGCTTCACTGGAAGAGTCAGAGGCAGCTTTAGAG GCTGAGGAAACCAGGTTGCTGAGGCTGCAGCTGGAATTGTCTCAGGCAAAATCAGACCTGGAGCGCAGACTTCaagagaaagaagaagagaTTGATGCTGCTCG AAAAAGCCACCAGAGGGCGTTGGAAACCCTACAGGCCACTTTGGATGGGGAGATTAAAGGTCGCATGGAGGCAACAAAGCTCAAAAAGAAACTAGAGGCTGATGTGACTGAAATGGAGCTTCAAGTGGATGTCCTCACCAAAAGTAACACTGAGCTCAGCAAGAGCAGCAAAAAGACACAGCAACAGATCAAG GAGCTCCAGGCTCAGCTCGAGGAGGAGGTCAGGGGTCGTGAGGAGCAcaaggaggagatggctgcTTTGGAGAGGCGTTGCGCTCTGCTAGTTAGCGATAGCGAAGAGACTCGGTCCACACTGGAGAGTACAGAGAGGGTTCGCAAAACTTTGGAGGTGGAGTTACATGATGCCAACGAAAAATACAGCGATCTCAACAATCAG TTCCAATCGGTTCTGAGCGGTAGGAGGAAGCTTGAAGTGGATCTCCAAGCTCTGCAGCACGAGCATGAGGAGCTCCAAGGAGAGCTGAGGGGGTCAGTAGAGAAATCCAAGAAAGCCAGCTGTGAg TTGGCCAGAGTGGGTGAGGAGCTCCGCCTGGAACAAGAACACACGCTCCATTTGGAGAGGGTGAAGAAAGGTTTCGAGGCTCAAGTGAAAGATTTGAGCACCAAGCTGGAAGAGGCAGAGCAGATGGCACTCAAAGGTGGCAAGAAGATCATCCAGAAATTGGAAGGAAAG GTAAAAGAGTTGGAGCTCGAACTAGAGTCCGAGCAGAAGCGACATGCTGAGACTGTGAAGACGCTGCGGAAGAACGAACGCCGGCTCAAGGAACTTGTCTTTCAGTCCGAGGAGGATCAGAAGAACCAGCTGCAAATGCAGGAGCTGGTGGAGAGGTTGCAGAACAAGATGAAGGCTTACAAGAGACAAGTGGAAGAGGCT GAGGAGCAAGCCAACATGAATTTGGCCAAGTACAGGAAGACTGTCCATGAGTTGGATGATGCTGAAGAACGAGCTGACATTGCTGAGTCAGCACTCACAAAGATAAGGACCAAGAAGAGAGGCAGCTTCAGCAAAGGATACTCCTCt GGTTACAGCACCCCGTATCCCAGTCTGGTGCGGTCGGCCAGCTCCGTGGGTTCGGAGGGCCGGGGTGAGAAAATCCTCAACGACGATGGCGAGTCGGTCAGCTCCCTAATTCCAACTTATCTCAACTCCCTCAAGAAGCTCATGATCGAGTAG
- the LOC144038822 gene encoding putative uncharacterized protein MYH16 isoform X1: MEKKVCVIQTDFHQYRPTIRPLAHEQDSAHVSELRCVQLEKTQRELERQLSGLSDRLEEGEVRSTQLALHRDRMEEECNSLRQDLDQLEGALIACERDKELAMEDLHSEEEKVDLLSQEKIQMQKQIEDLEYQLEQERYQREELEKNSRKMESDNLGTQENMEGVDKTRNGPEEVIKRLDMEINSTRSKLEAEESLSNGLQKKSKELQARIEELEEELEAERAIRAKVEKQRADLGRELEDLTDRLEEAGGATASQMEMNKKREAELQRLRRDLEESSVQSETLAATLRKRHGDVIAELSEQCEALQRTRAKLEKEKQNLRMEVDDLSTSLEGLQKAKMSSDSQVKKLEEQHYEANRKGEDLQRAVTELTVSKNRLTADNTDTSRRLAEAENRYGQLSRTKSLLQSQVEELKKHLDEEVKCKQAVSGSLSSVRQECEGLKEQLEEEQESKQELQRLVSKLNSEVTHLRTKHEADSIQYADELEETKKKLVLRLQEAEEAVEATQAKCSSLEKTKQRLQGEVEELCMDLEKASGCGQALDKKQRVLEKQLGDSKQKCEELVAEVEGCQKESRQHAGELFKLKTVHEESLEQLEALRRENKAYQEEIADLTDQLSDGGKSVHELQKAKKKIEMEKEELQASLEESEAALEAEETRLLRLQLELSQAKSDLERRLQEKEEEIDAARKSHQRALETLQATLDGEIKGRMEATKLKKKLEADVTEMELQVDVLTKSNTELSKSSKKTQQQIKELQAQLEEEVRGREEHKEEMAALERRCALLVSDSEETRSTLESTERVRKTLEVELHDANEKYSDLNNQFQSVLSGRRKLEVDLQALQHEHEELQGELRGSVEKSKKASCELARVGEELRLEQEHTLHLERVKKGFEAQVKDLSTKLEEAEQMALKGGKKIIQKLEGKVKELELELESEQKRHAETVKTLRKNERRLKELVFQSEEDQKNQLQMQELVERLQNKMKAYKRQVEEAEEQANMNLAKYRKTVHELDDAEERADIAESALTKIRTKKRGSFSKGYSSGYSTPYPSLVRSASSVGSEGRGEKILNDDGESVSSLIPTYLNSLKKLMIE, translated from the exons CTAGCTATGGAGGACCTGCACAGTGAGGAGGAGAAGGTGGATCTGTTGAGCCAAGAGAAAATCCAAATGCAGAAGCAAATAGAAGAC CTGGAGTATCAGCTGGAGCAGGAGCGCTATCAGCGTGAGGAGCTGGAGAAGAACAGTAGGAAGATGGAAAGTGACAACTTGGGCACTCAGGAGAATATGGAAGGGGTGGACAAGACAAGGAATGGTCCAGAAGAGGTCATCAAAAG GTTGGACATGGAGATAAACAGTACTCGCTCCAAGCTTGAAGCTGAAGAGTCCCTCAGTAATGGACTGCAGAAGAAGAGCAAAGAACTGCAG GCCCGCATtgaggagctggaggaggagctggAAGCTGAACGGGCCATAAGAGCAAAG GTGGAGAAGCAGAGAGCAGATTTAGGCAGGGAACTAGAAGATCTCACAGATCGATTGGAAGAAGCAGGCGGGGCCACCGCCTCACAG ATGGAAATGAACAAGAAGCGAGAGGCGGAACTCCAGCGTCTGAGACGAGACCTGGAAGAGTCATCTGTCCAGTCAGAGACGCTGGCTGCAACCCTGAGAAAACGCCATGGCGATGTCATTGCAGAGCTAAGTGAGCAGTGTGAGGCTCTACAGAGGACCAGAGCCAAgttggaaaaggagaagcagAACTTAAGAATGGAAGTCGACGACTTGTCGACTTCACTAGAAGGTCTACAGAAAGCCAAG ATGTCCTCAGATAGCCAGGTAAAGAAATTGGAAGAACAGCACTATGAGGCCAACAGGAAAGGAGAAGACCTACAGAGGGCAGTCACGGAGCTCACTGTATCCAAGAACAGACTCACAG CTGATAATACAGACACAAGTCGACGATTGGCAGAGGCCGAGAACAGATATGGCCAATTGAGTCGTACCAAGTCTCTCCTCCAATCTCAAGTGGAGGAACTGAAGAAACATCTGGACGAAGAGGTCAAA TGTAAGCAGGCAGTCAGCGGAAGTTTGAGCTCAGTGCGGCAGGAGTGCGAGGGGCTCAAGGAGCAGCtagaggaggagcaggagagCAAACAAGAGCTGCAGAGGCTCGTCTCCAAACTCAACAGCGAGGTGACACACTTGAGGACCAAACATGAGGCAGACTCCATCCAGTACGCCGATGAGCTGGAGGAAACCAA AAAAAAGCTGGTATTGCGGCTGCAAGAGGCAGAAGAGGCCGTAGAAGCCACACAGGCGAAATGCTCCTCTCTGGAGAAAACCAAACAGAGGCTCCAGGGAGAGGTGGAGGAGCTGTGCATGGACTTGGAGAAG GCTAGCGGATGTGGACAAGCTCTTGACAAAAAGCAGCGGGTTCTAGAGAAGCAACTGGGGGACTCGAAGCAAAAGTGTGAGGAGCTGGTAGCGGAGGTGGAGGGCTGTCAAAAGGAGAGCAGACAACATGCAGGGGAACTCTTCAAACTGAAGACAGTGCATGAAGAGTCTCTGGAGCAGCTGGAAGCTCTACGAAGAGAGAACAAGGCCTACCAAG AGGAGATTGCTGACCTCACGGACCAGCTCTCAGATGGAGGGAAGAGTGTCCATGAACTCCAGAAAGCAAAGAAGAAGATTGAGATGGAGAAAGAAGAATTACAGGCTTCACTGGAAGAGTCAGAGGCAGCTTTAGAG GCTGAGGAAACCAGGTTGCTGAGGCTGCAGCTGGAATTGTCTCAGGCAAAATCAGACCTGGAGCGCAGACTTCaagagaaagaagaagagaTTGATGCTGCTCG AAAAAGCCACCAGAGGGCGTTGGAAACCCTACAGGCCACTTTGGATGGGGAGATTAAAGGTCGCATGGAGGCAACAAAGCTCAAAAAGAAACTAGAGGCTGATGTGACTGAAATGGAGCTTCAAGTGGATGTCCTCACCAAAAGTAACACTGAGCTCAGCAAGAGCAGCAAAAAGACACAGCAACAGATCAAG GAGCTCCAGGCTCAGCTCGAGGAGGAGGTCAGGGGTCGTGAGGAGCAcaaggaggagatggctgcTTTGGAGAGGCGTTGCGCTCTGCTAGTTAGCGATAGCGAAGAGACTCGGTCCACACTGGAGAGTACAGAGAGGGTTCGCAAAACTTTGGAGGTGGAGTTACATGATGCCAACGAAAAATACAGCGATCTCAACAATCAG TTCCAATCGGTTCTGAGCGGTAGGAGGAAGCTTGAAGTGGATCTCCAAGCTCTGCAGCACGAGCATGAGGAGCTCCAAGGAGAGCTGAGGGGGTCAGTAGAGAAATCCAAGAAAGCCAGCTGTGAg TTGGCCAGAGTGGGTGAGGAGCTCCGCCTGGAACAAGAACACACGCTCCATTTGGAGAGGGTGAAGAAAGGTTTCGAGGCTCAAGTGAAAGATTTGAGCACCAAGCTGGAAGAGGCAGAGCAGATGGCACTCAAAGGTGGCAAGAAGATCATCCAGAAATTGGAAGGAAAG GTAAAAGAGTTGGAGCTCGAACTAGAGTCCGAGCAGAAGCGACATGCTGAGACTGTGAAGACGCTGCGGAAGAACGAACGCCGGCTCAAGGAACTTGTCTTTCAGTCCGAGGAGGATCAGAAGAACCAGCTGCAAATGCAGGAGCTGGTGGAGAGGTTGCAGAACAAGATGAAGGCTTACAAGAGACAAGTGGAAGAGGCT GAGGAGCAAGCCAACATGAATTTGGCCAAGTACAGGAAGACTGTCCATGAGTTGGATGATGCTGAAGAACGAGCTGACATTGCTGAGTCAGCACTCACAAAGATAAGGACCAAGAAGAGAGGCAGCTTCAGCAAAGGATACTCCTCt GGTTACAGCACCCCGTATCCCAGTCTGGTGCGGTCGGCCAGCTCCGTGGGTTCGGAGGGCCGGGGTGAGAAAATCCTCAACGACGATGGCGAGTCGGTCAGCTCCCTAATTCCAACTTATCTCAACTCCCTCAAGAAGCTCATGATCGAGTAG
- the LOC144038822 gene encoding putative uncharacterized protein MYH16 isoform X2, with protein MEEECNSLRQDLDQLEGALIACERDKELAMEDLHSEEEKVDLLSQEKIQMQKQIEDLEYQLEQERYQREELEKNSRKMESDNLGTQENMEGVDKTRNGPEEVIKRLDMEINSTRSKLEAEESLSNGLQKKSKELQARIEELEEELEAERAIRAKVEKQRADLGRELEDLTDRLEEAGGATASQMEMNKKREAELQRLRRDLEESSVQSETLAATLRKRHGDVIAELSEQCEALQRTRAKLEKEKQNLRMEVDDLSTSLEGLQKAKMSSDSQVKKLEEQHYEANRKGEDLQRAVTELTVSKNRLTADNTDTSRRLAEAENRYGQLSRTKSLLQSQVEELKKHLDEEVKCKQAVSGSLSSVRQECEGLKEQLEEEQESKQELQRLVSKLNSEVTHLRTKHEADSIQYADELEETKKKLVLRLQEAEEAVEATQAKCSSLEKTKQRLQGEVEELCMDLEKASGCGQALDKKQRVLEKQLGDSKQKCEELVAEVEGCQKESRQHAGELFKLKTVHEESLEQLEALRRENKAYQEEIADLTDQLSDGGKSVHELQKAKKKIEMEKEELQASLEESEAALEAEETRLLRLQLELSQAKSDLERRLQEKEEEIDAARKSHQRALETLQATLDGEIKGRMEATKLKKKLEADVTEMELQVDVLTKSNTELSKSSKKTQQQIKELQAQLEEEVRGREEHKEEMAALERRCALLVSDSEETRSTLESTERVRKTLEVELHDANEKYSDLNNQFQSVLSGRRKLEVDLQALQHEHEELQGELRGSVEKSKKASCELARVGEELRLEQEHTLHLERVKKGFEAQVKDLSTKLEEAEQMALKGGKKIIQKLEGKVKELELELESEQKRHAETVKTLRKNERRLKELVFQSEEDQKNQLQMQELVERLQNKMKAYKRQVEEAEEQANMNLAKYRKTVHELDDAEERADIAESALTKIRTKKRGSFSKGYSSGYSTPYPSLVRSASSVGSEGRGEKILNDDGESVSSLIPTYLNSLKKLMIE; from the exons CTAGCTATGGAGGACCTGCACAGTGAGGAGGAGAAGGTGGATCTGTTGAGCCAAGAGAAAATCCAAATGCAGAAGCAAATAGAAGAC CTGGAGTATCAGCTGGAGCAGGAGCGCTATCAGCGTGAGGAGCTGGAGAAGAACAGTAGGAAGATGGAAAGTGACAACTTGGGCACTCAGGAGAATATGGAAGGGGTGGACAAGACAAGGAATGGTCCAGAAGAGGTCATCAAAAG GTTGGACATGGAGATAAACAGTACTCGCTCCAAGCTTGAAGCTGAAGAGTCCCTCAGTAATGGACTGCAGAAGAAGAGCAAAGAACTGCAG GCCCGCATtgaggagctggaggaggagctggAAGCTGAACGGGCCATAAGAGCAAAG GTGGAGAAGCAGAGAGCAGATTTAGGCAGGGAACTAGAAGATCTCACAGATCGATTGGAAGAAGCAGGCGGGGCCACCGCCTCACAG ATGGAAATGAACAAGAAGCGAGAGGCGGAACTCCAGCGTCTGAGACGAGACCTGGAAGAGTCATCTGTCCAGTCAGAGACGCTGGCTGCAACCCTGAGAAAACGCCATGGCGATGTCATTGCAGAGCTAAGTGAGCAGTGTGAGGCTCTACAGAGGACCAGAGCCAAgttggaaaaggagaagcagAACTTAAGAATGGAAGTCGACGACTTGTCGACTTCACTAGAAGGTCTACAGAAAGCCAAG ATGTCCTCAGATAGCCAGGTAAAGAAATTGGAAGAACAGCACTATGAGGCCAACAGGAAAGGAGAAGACCTACAGAGGGCAGTCACGGAGCTCACTGTATCCAAGAACAGACTCACAG CTGATAATACAGACACAAGTCGACGATTGGCAGAGGCCGAGAACAGATATGGCCAATTGAGTCGTACCAAGTCTCTCCTCCAATCTCAAGTGGAGGAACTGAAGAAACATCTGGACGAAGAGGTCAAA TGTAAGCAGGCAGTCAGCGGAAGTTTGAGCTCAGTGCGGCAGGAGTGCGAGGGGCTCAAGGAGCAGCtagaggaggagcaggagagCAAACAAGAGCTGCAGAGGCTCGTCTCCAAACTCAACAGCGAGGTGACACACTTGAGGACCAAACATGAGGCAGACTCCATCCAGTACGCCGATGAGCTGGAGGAAACCAA AAAAAAGCTGGTATTGCGGCTGCAAGAGGCAGAAGAGGCCGTAGAAGCCACACAGGCGAAATGCTCCTCTCTGGAGAAAACCAAACAGAGGCTCCAGGGAGAGGTGGAGGAGCTGTGCATGGACTTGGAGAAG GCTAGCGGATGTGGACAAGCTCTTGACAAAAAGCAGCGGGTTCTAGAGAAGCAACTGGGGGACTCGAAGCAAAAGTGTGAGGAGCTGGTAGCGGAGGTGGAGGGCTGTCAAAAGGAGAGCAGACAACATGCAGGGGAACTCTTCAAACTGAAGACAGTGCATGAAGAGTCTCTGGAGCAGCTGGAAGCTCTACGAAGAGAGAACAAGGCCTACCAAG AGGAGATTGCTGACCTCACGGACCAGCTCTCAGATGGAGGGAAGAGTGTCCATGAACTCCAGAAAGCAAAGAAGAAGATTGAGATGGAGAAAGAAGAATTACAGGCTTCACTGGAAGAGTCAGAGGCAGCTTTAGAG GCTGAGGAAACCAGGTTGCTGAGGCTGCAGCTGGAATTGTCTCAGGCAAAATCAGACCTGGAGCGCAGACTTCaagagaaagaagaagagaTTGATGCTGCTCG AAAAAGCCACCAGAGGGCGTTGGAAACCCTACAGGCCACTTTGGATGGGGAGATTAAAGGTCGCATGGAGGCAACAAAGCTCAAAAAGAAACTAGAGGCTGATGTGACTGAAATGGAGCTTCAAGTGGATGTCCTCACCAAAAGTAACACTGAGCTCAGCAAGAGCAGCAAAAAGACACAGCAACAGATCAAG GAGCTCCAGGCTCAGCTCGAGGAGGAGGTCAGGGGTCGTGAGGAGCAcaaggaggagatggctgcTTTGGAGAGGCGTTGCGCTCTGCTAGTTAGCGATAGCGAAGAGACTCGGTCCACACTGGAGAGTACAGAGAGGGTTCGCAAAACTTTGGAGGTGGAGTTACATGATGCCAACGAAAAATACAGCGATCTCAACAATCAG TTCCAATCGGTTCTGAGCGGTAGGAGGAAGCTTGAAGTGGATCTCCAAGCTCTGCAGCACGAGCATGAGGAGCTCCAAGGAGAGCTGAGGGGGTCAGTAGAGAAATCCAAGAAAGCCAGCTGTGAg TTGGCCAGAGTGGGTGAGGAGCTCCGCCTGGAACAAGAACACACGCTCCATTTGGAGAGGGTGAAGAAAGGTTTCGAGGCTCAAGTGAAAGATTTGAGCACCAAGCTGGAAGAGGCAGAGCAGATGGCACTCAAAGGTGGCAAGAAGATCATCCAGAAATTGGAAGGAAAG GTAAAAGAGTTGGAGCTCGAACTAGAGTCCGAGCAGAAGCGACATGCTGAGACTGTGAAGACGCTGCGGAAGAACGAACGCCGGCTCAAGGAACTTGTCTTTCAGTCCGAGGAGGATCAGAAGAACCAGCTGCAAATGCAGGAGCTGGTGGAGAGGTTGCAGAACAAGATGAAGGCTTACAAGAGACAAGTGGAAGAGGCT GAGGAGCAAGCCAACATGAATTTGGCCAAGTACAGGAAGACTGTCCATGAGTTGGATGATGCTGAAGAACGAGCTGACATTGCTGAGTCAGCACTCACAAAGATAAGGACCAAGAAGAGAGGCAGCTTCAGCAAAGGATACTCCTCt GGTTACAGCACCCCGTATCCCAGTCTGGTGCGGTCGGCCAGCTCCGTGGGTTCGGAGGGCCGGGGTGAGAAAATCCTCAACGACGATGGCGAGTCGGTCAGCTCCCTAATTCCAACTTATCTCAACTCCCTCAAGAAGCTCATGATCGAGTAG